From the genome of uncultured Fretibacterium sp., one region includes:
- a CDS encoding hydrogenase expression protein HypA/HybF yields the protein MAKFRCIQCKKEFEEDANAATKRCPSCFGRYLELVSGEMKRGKSWSAKSFSVK from the coding sequence ATGGCAAAGTTTCGATGCATCCAGTGCAAGAAGGAATTTGAGGAGGACGCAAACGCCGCGACAAAGCGATGCCCCTCCTGTTTCGGTCGCTACCTCGAGCTGGTGTCCGGGGAGATGAAGCGCGGAAAGTCCTGGAGCGCAAAAAGCTTCTCCGTTAAGTAA
- a CDS encoding VOC family protein, with translation MNKITCICLGVRNMERSMKFYRDGLGFKTDCKEDNPPVCFFDTPGTKFELYPLELLTKDIGGDSPPPTGNGFCGVTLAYNVAEKKDVDKTIELVENAGGTVVKEPQDVFWGGYHAYFSDPDGYCWEVAWGPNFQFDENGLLKF, from the coding sequence ATGAACAAGATCACCTGCATCTGCCTGGGCGTCAGGAACATGGAGAGATCGATGAAATTTTACCGGGACGGCCTGGGGTTCAAAACGGACTGCAAAGAGGACAATCCGCCCGTATGCTTTTTCGATACGCCGGGGACGAAATTTGAATTGTATCCCCTGGAGCTTTTGACAAAGGACATCGGCGGGGATAGCCCGCCCCCAACGGGAAACGGATTTTGCGGCGTTACCCTGGCATACAACGTAGCGGAGAAGAAGGACGTCGATAAAACCATCGAGTTGGTCGAAAATGCGGGAGGAACCGTCGTGAAGGAACCGCAGGATGTCTTCTGGGGCGGTTATCACGCATATTTTTCCGACCCCGACGGCTATTGTTGGGAAGTGGCATGGGGGCCGAATTTTCAATTCGACGAGAACGGTTTGCTGAAATTTTAA
- a CDS encoding dynamin family protein, whose protein sequence is MTAHTPPLWDDFMHLSDQAALEVRFPSEEIAFSDRLLSLLRLSPGSRPENFGQWHELGHPEDHAETQRMLRTLYESDRTALSSTRRFYCGDGIYRPLRLDACILRADDGVPLRLLGIETDLTSKRISDRRATAWRSLSQELQRQLEERRAENARTAGLLAAAESELANARARLASFRSLLGALPIPFCTRTQGTVAPLGSVMEALCSRDPSLAGRVGAAREGDLLRFEDAWGRTRTFRASLSPLPGSEGELAVLLDVSDQAEAEEENLRLRRRLQRSAFRPSFEEEPPVSEPLCGPEEASAEDAPAVESVQVELTALLQSALAALTSRTLSPNFSSRTAQFETLLRAAGRTELTVGVVGITSSGKSTLINAMMGERLLPEETRATTNVTVLCRKGGLRAVDVRYEDGRNERLSGDALTSRRLEELTTERMNPGNERGVARIEWTSPGAALPQGLVLVDTPGLDACELPRHSELVLRRILPTLDIILYVSSIRSPFKAADIELVRTVLEAHQRMILLLTQIDLERDDLEGGRVVLSRDQKLDAYLQELRRDAARFDRSECPVIPISAKLALRHFYNRDSAEWRASNFEPLLRRMTSFRERLLQNGIALRARRAAALLRRTLEDLDSALRDTDGGEPLSTVLHQSARIRELRDAQRWVSAEISSVRNEWKRELAPEPIIGRFLREAETIRTPEALRERRLRWDGEWAELLRRMTERMDRAGAFCDEMLARHELSPVGRPDPLPGFRTELPDLDRYIRHQASEVRTRGWFRGLSFRPGRRVVLQTVDRDLLTQEWRQLLTERLEVLDAHLNWWENRMRETVCNPLYEELVREETALEDTKRSRAERELSRSAFREAAASLRAAERRFLRLIDGLKLGGSMPMDEGPHGLPPAPPSDPESIPGGESEENFFSPFLRAFAEQAIQTRFLALPALHARRRIVLLGLRRHDSLRLLSRLAHDASLTDVPRTPEGREIGEGEWIFCGRIPPAMPHALLRTPSSSLDDLEVLIAPSDAFRGEAMLDVDWDDLFGEWLPVVHLDIARVDSGLSDLARSPYAPALASVPDWIAASAHGALFATRLPDLVLDVPDRMAAFTRLRGFRGRMDWFVHENYDPRYTDFIALGRQIGADSSDGDLETLLDLWRESSLDFAPPLTEHRLRMALREIRERLRADALRLLKPEPQRSGDDEALPSSGGSGERGGKSTE, encoded by the coding sequence ATGACCGCACACACGCCCCCCCTCTGGGACGACTTCATGCACCTCTCGGACCAGGCGGCCCTCGAGGTCCGCTTCCCATCGGAGGAGATTGCCTTCTCGGATCGTCTCCTGTCGCTCCTGCGACTCTCCCCCGGCTCCCGGCCGGAGAACTTCGGCCAGTGGCACGAGCTGGGACACCCCGAGGACCACGCGGAGACGCAGCGCATGCTGCGGACGCTCTACGAGTCGGACCGGACGGCGCTGTCCTCCACACGACGCTTTTACTGCGGCGATGGGATCTACCGTCCTCTTCGTCTCGACGCCTGTATCCTTCGCGCGGACGATGGGGTCCCGCTCCGGCTGCTGGGGATCGAGACGGACCTGACCTCCAAAAGGATCTCGGACCGCCGGGCTACGGCATGGCGATCTCTCAGCCAGGAACTGCAGCGGCAGCTCGAGGAACGGAGGGCCGAGAACGCACGAACGGCCGGCCTTCTCGCGGCGGCGGAGTCCGAACTGGCGAACGCCCGAGCCCGCCTCGCGTCCTTCCGCTCCCTGCTCGGTGCGCTTCCGATTCCGTTCTGCACGCGCACTCAGGGGACCGTCGCCCCGCTCGGCAGCGTCATGGAGGCCCTCTGCTCACGGGATCCCTCTCTTGCCGGCCGGGTCGGGGCGGCGAGGGAGGGGGACCTGCTCCGCTTCGAGGACGCCTGGGGCCGTACGAGGACATTTCGGGCCTCCCTGTCCCCCCTGCCCGGCTCGGAGGGAGAACTGGCCGTCCTGCTCGACGTCTCGGACCAGGCCGAGGCGGAGGAGGAGAACCTGAGGCTGCGTCGGCGCCTCCAGCGCAGCGCCTTCCGCCCCTCCTTCGAGGAGGAGCCCCCGGTATCCGAGCCGCTCTGCGGGCCCGAGGAAGCCTCCGCAGAGGACGCTCCGGCGGTGGAGTCCGTACAGGTGGAGCTGACGGCGCTTCTCCAGTCGGCCCTCGCCGCCCTGACCTCGCGCACCCTCTCCCCCAACTTCTCGTCCCGCACGGCACAGTTCGAGACCCTGCTAAGGGCGGCCGGCCGCACCGAGCTGACCGTCGGCGTCGTCGGGATAACGAGCAGCGGCAAGTCCACCCTGATCAACGCGATGATGGGCGAACGTCTGCTCCCCGAGGAGACCCGGGCCACGACCAACGTAACGGTCCTCTGCCGCAAGGGCGGCCTCAGGGCCGTCGACGTCCGCTACGAGGACGGCAGGAACGAACGCCTCTCCGGGGACGCCCTGACCTCCCGCCGGCTCGAGGAGCTCACGACGGAGCGAATGAACCCCGGCAACGAGCGCGGGGTCGCCCGCATCGAATGGACCAGCCCGGGCGCCGCCCTTCCCCAGGGGCTGGTCCTCGTCGATACGCCCGGCCTCGACGCCTGCGAGCTGCCCCGGCACTCCGAGCTCGTGCTGCGCCGCATCCTCCCGACCCTGGACATCATCCTGTACGTCTCCTCCATACGCAGCCCCTTCAAGGCCGCGGACATCGAGCTGGTGAGGACCGTCCTGGAGGCGCACCAGAGGATGATCCTCCTGCTCACCCAGATCGACCTCGAACGCGACGACCTCGAGGGGGGCCGGGTCGTCCTCTCGCGCGATCAGAAGCTGGACGCCTACCTGCAGGAGCTGCGCAGGGACGCCGCCCGTTTCGACCGGTCGGAGTGTCCCGTCATCCCCATCTCCGCCAAGCTGGCCCTGCGGCACTTTTACAACCGCGATTCCGCCGAATGGCGGGCCTCGAACTTCGAGCCGCTGCTCCGCCGGATGACGTCCTTCCGGGAGCGCCTGCTCCAAAACGGCATCGCGCTTCGGGCACGAAGGGCCGCGGCCCTCCTGCGGCGCACCCTCGAGGATCTGGACTCCGCCCTCAGGGATACGGACGGCGGTGAGCCCCTCTCGACTGTCCTCCATCAATCCGCCCGAATCCGGGAGCTTCGGGACGCCCAGCGCTGGGTCAGCGCCGAGATATCCTCGGTCCGCAACGAGTGGAAGCGCGAGCTCGCCCCCGAACCGATCATCGGCCGTTTTCTGCGCGAGGCGGAGACGATTCGCACCCCGGAGGCCCTTCGCGAACGCCGCCTGCGCTGGGACGGAGAATGGGCGGAGCTCCTGAGGCGGATGACGGAGCGCATGGACCGCGCCGGAGCTTTCTGCGACGAGATGCTCGCCCGCCACGAGCTGTCCCCCGTCGGCCGGCCGGACCCCCTTCCCGGATTCCGCACGGAGCTGCCCGACCTGGACCGATACATCCGCCACCAGGCCAGCGAGGTGCGGACCCGCGGATGGTTCCGGGGACTTTCCTTCCGGCCCGGGAGAAGGGTCGTCCTCCAGACCGTCGATCGGGATCTGTTGACGCAGGAATGGAGGCAGCTTCTGACGGAACGCCTCGAGGTCCTGGACGCCCACCTGAACTGGTGGGAGAATCGGATGAGGGAGACCGTCTGCAACCCCCTCTACGAGGAGCTGGTCCGGGAGGAGACGGCCCTCGAGGACACAAAGCGCTCCAGGGCGGAACGCGAGCTCTCGAGGTCCGCGTTTCGGGAGGCGGCGGCCTCGCTGCGGGCGGCCGAACGAAGGTTCCTGCGCCTCATCGACGGGCTGAAGCTGGGGGGCTCGATGCCAATGGACGAGGGGCCGCACGGCCTTCCTCCGGCCCCCCCGTCGGACCCGGAGAGCATTCCAGGAGGCGAAAGCGAGGAAAATTTCTTCTCCCCCTTCCTTCGGGCTTTTGCGGAACAGGCCATCCAGACGCGTTTCCTGGCTCTCCCCGCGCTACACGCACGCCGCCGCATCGTCCTTCTGGGGCTGAGGCGTCACGATTCGCTGCGGCTGCTCTCGCGTCTTGCCCACGACGCCTCGCTGACCGACGTCCCCAGGACGCCGGAGGGGCGGGAGATCGGGGAGGGCGAATGGATCTTCTGCGGCCGCATCCCCCCGGCGATGCCCCACGCGCTCCTGCGCACCCCCTCCTCCTCGTTGGACGACCTGGAGGTGCTCATCGCGCCCTCCGACGCCTTCAGGGGAGAGGCCATGCTGGACGTGGACTGGGACGACCTCTTCGGGGAGTGGCTGCCCGTCGTGCATTTGGACATCGCCCGGGTGGACTCCGGGCTCTCGGACCTCGCCCGCTCCCCCTACGCTCCGGCCCTCGCGAGCGTCCCGGACTGGATCGCCGCGTCGGCCCACGGCGCGCTCTTCGCGACCCGGCTGCCCGACCTCGTCCTGGACGTTCCCGACCGCATGGCCGCATTCACCCGCCTGCGCGGCTTCCGCGGCCGAATGGACTGGTTCGTCCACGAGAACTACGATCCCCGCTACACGGACTTCATCGCCCTGGGCCGCCAGATCGGCGCGGACTCCTCCGACGGGGACCTGGAGACGCTGCTCGACCTGTGGCGCGAGAGCAGCCTGGACTTTGCCCCTCCCCTGACGGAGCACCGACTGCGCATGGCGCTCCGGGAGATTCGGGAGAGGTTGAGGGCCGATGCCCTGCGCCTCCTCAAGCCTGAACCTCAAAGGTCTGGTGACGACGAGGCACTCCCCTCCTCCGGCGGAAGCGGGGAACGGGGAGGCAAATCGACGGAGTAA
- the folK gene encoding 2-amino-4-hydroxy-6-hydroxymethyldihydropteridine diphosphokinase, with protein MAVLALGLGTNLGNRLGNLRRAERAIEEDIGPILRASDVFETEPWGVTDQPHFLNACLCLDIDEESDPGELLASLKAIERRMGRKETIRWGARLIDIDILLIGDRVYESPILRVPHLHLPERAFVLTPLIQILPGWSHPLTGKSLEEMSEALKDEPSPLRIGPF; from the coding sequence ATGGCGGTCTTAGCCCTCGGGCTCGGAACAAACCTCGGGAACCGCCTCGGAAACCTTCGCCGGGCAGAACGGGCCATCGAGGAGGATATCGGCCCCATCCTTCGTGCCAGCGATGTCTTCGAGACGGAACCCTGGGGCGTGACCGACCAGCCGCATTTTCTCAACGCCTGCCTGTGCCTGGATATCGACGAGGAGTCGGACCCCGGGGAGCTTCTGGCCTCCCTGAAGGCCATCGAGAGACGGATGGGGCGAAAGGAGACGATCCGCTGGGGCGCGCGCCTGATCGACATCGACATCCTGCTGATCGGGGACCGCGTTTACGAGAGTCCCATCCTGAGGGTCCCACACCTTCACCTGCCCGAGAGGGCCTTCGTGCTGACGCCGCTCATTCAGATCCTGCCCGGCTGGAGCCACCCGCTGACGGGAAAGTCCCTCGAGGAGATGTCCGAGGCCCTGAAGGACGAGCCCTCCCCTCTCCGCATCGGTCCGTTCTGA
- a CDS encoding carboxymuconolactone decarboxylase family protein, producing the protein MDVKTDFREVKVRGGKLAEAAPEAMKAFASLRDSVTKERALSLKTKELIALMLGLAARCMPCIMTHTQKAIEAGVTREEVAEAIEVAILMGGGPASAYGGIVLEVYDQLKSK; encoded by the coding sequence ATGGACGTCAAGACCGATTTTCGAGAGGTAAAGGTCCGAGGCGGCAAACTGGCCGAGGCGGCTCCCGAGGCGATGAAGGCCTTCGCTTCCCTCAGGGATTCCGTGACTAAGGAGAGGGCGTTGTCCCTGAAGACCAAGGAGTTGATCGCCCTGATGCTCGGGCTGGCCGCCCGCTGCATGCCCTGCATCATGACGCACACACAGAAGGCCATCGAGGCGGGCGTCACCCGTGAGGAGGTGGCGGAGGCCATAGAGGTGGCCATCCTCATGGGCGGCGGGCCCGCCTCGGCCTACGGCGGGATCGTTCTGGAGGTCTACGACCAGCTGAAATCGAAGTAG
- the folP gene encoding dihydropteroate synthase: MDNLAAPAQVVYPLSAARSQDLETIARHIGADPRSLRYFQPKRRVRHLYAPRVDYRAAAFVKQELLARGGDAVVARHVIDGREELSDILLMGTDGQLAALLQKLRSMDCWGLESLRTALAEVLQNDAVIEWTLPLPGGRTLTLDRTTKIMGILNLTPDSFHAPSRVADETELLRRAEAMLSAGADILDLGAESTRPGSAPTPESEELERLLPRLSAVRRAFPEAVLSVDTYKGNVALAAADAGADIINDVGGFDLDGSMLSCSARTELPYVLSHIQGTPATMQDSPSYDDLLTELQLYFQEKMRKAELAGMSRDRIILDPGLGFGKRGEDNLLILKELESFRSLGRPLLIGHSRKGFTGAVTRAADAAGRLQGTTAISALLEGRAQILRVHDVEQNHQAMLMARAIREVAPWRS; encoded by the coding sequence ATGGATAATCTTGCAGCTCCCGCCCAGGTCGTCTATCCGCTCTCGGCAGCCAGGTCTCAGGATCTGGAGACGATAGCCCGGCATATCGGCGCCGATCCGCGCTCTCTTCGTTATTTCCAGCCCAAGCGAAGGGTCCGCCATCTCTATGCCCCTCGGGTGGACTACCGCGCGGCGGCGTTCGTCAAGCAGGAGCTTCTGGCTCGAGGGGGGGACGCAGTCGTCGCACGCCACGTCATCGACGGCAGGGAGGAGCTCAGCGACATCCTCCTGATGGGAACGGACGGGCAGCTCGCCGCCCTCCTGCAAAAACTCCGATCCATGGACTGCTGGGGTCTGGAGTCGCTGAGAACGGCGCTTGCCGAGGTGCTGCAAAACGACGCCGTCATCGAATGGACGCTCCCCCTGCCCGGAGGGCGCACGCTGACCCTGGACCGGACGACAAAGATCATGGGCATCCTGAACCTCACCCCGGACTCCTTCCACGCGCCCAGCCGCGTCGCGGACGAGACGGAACTGCTGCGCCGTGCAGAGGCCATGCTGAGCGCCGGCGCCGACATCCTGGACCTCGGCGCGGAATCGACCCGTCCCGGCTCCGCGCCCACCCCCGAGTCCGAGGAGCTCGAGCGCCTGCTGCCCCGGCTCTCGGCGGTCCGCCGGGCCTTTCCCGAGGCCGTCCTGTCCGTGGACACCTACAAGGGCAACGTGGCCCTGGCCGCGGCCGACGCCGGAGCGGACATCATCAACGACGTCGGGGGGTTCGACCTGGACGGGTCCATGCTGTCCTGCTCGGCCCGGACGGAACTGCCTTACGTGCTCTCCCACATCCAGGGGACCCCGGCGACCATGCAGGACTCCCCGTCCTATGACGACCTGCTGACCGAGCTCCAGCTCTATTTTCAGGAGAAGATGCGCAAGGCGGAGCTTGCGGGCATGAGCCGGGACCGCATCATCCTGGATCCGGGGCTGGGCTTCGGCAAGCGCGGCGAGGACAACCTGCTGATCCTGAAGGAGCTGGAGAGCTTCCGTTCCCTCGGCCGTCCCCTCCTGATCGGCCACTCCCGCAAGGGTTTCACGGGTGCCGTGACCCGCGCCGCGGATGCGGCCGGCCGCCTTCAGGGGACCACAGCCATATCGGCCCTGCTGGAGGGGCGGGCACAGATCCTGCGCGTCCACGACGTCGAGCAGAACCATCAGGCGATGCTCATGGCCCGGGCAATACGCGAAGTTGCCCCATGGCGGTCTTAG
- a CDS encoding diguanylate cyclase, with translation MRGRENIKAFGKNIVVVVLFVGLTVMSVFSFSSVQVVRGNARTVNHAGLVRDLGQRLVKWELAGRRNNALESRIDRVIEDLEIGQSEDGPLGFPDPAYQRGLEGVRTQWRELEAAIGEARRTGETGALFDLSESFFETADTLTGIAERLSEQNADLTLSLRTILLAVAGALLVCFLLQACESMQLLYQNRFLKEKATRDPTTSLPNRWSCDLQIEKYRGMSPLPDLMCFIADLNNLKRVNDTLGHAAGDRLIVAFARILADAATPYGFVGRNGGDEFLGFFEKSDPERLRRFHEGLRERVDRYNETNDEFSIRFAFGGVLSSELEDASVYTLINMAEQRMYRDKAAAKQAESLEP, from the coding sequence GTGAGGGGGAGAGAGAACATAAAGGCATTCGGAAAAAATATTGTCGTCGTCGTCCTCTTTGTGGGGCTGACCGTAATGAGCGTTTTTTCGTTTTCCTCCGTCCAGGTCGTGCGGGGCAACGCCCGTACCGTCAACCATGCGGGGCTCGTCCGGGACCTGGGGCAGAGGCTGGTCAAATGGGAGCTGGCGGGGAGGAGAAACAACGCTCTGGAGTCCAGGATCGACAGGGTCATCGAGGACTTGGAGATAGGGCAGAGCGAGGACGGTCCGCTTGGTTTTCCCGATCCTGCCTATCAAAGGGGCCTGGAGGGAGTCCGGACTCAATGGAGGGAGCTCGAGGCCGCCATCGGGGAGGCCCGGCGAACTGGGGAGACGGGAGCCCTGTTCGATCTGAGCGAGAGCTTCTTCGAGACCGCCGATACCCTGACCGGCATCGCGGAGCGCCTTTCGGAGCAGAACGCCGATTTGACCCTGTCCCTGAGGACGATCCTGCTCGCTGTAGCGGGGGCGCTGCTCGTCTGCTTTCTGCTGCAGGCGTGCGAGTCGATGCAGCTCCTGTATCAGAACAGATTCCTGAAGGAGAAGGCCACCAGGGACCCGACGACCTCTCTGCCCAACCGCTGGTCCTGCGACCTCCAGATCGAAAAGTACCGCGGCATGTCCCCCTTGCCCGACCTGATGTGTTTCATAGCCGATCTGAACAACCTGAAGAGGGTCAACGACACGCTCGGTCACGCGGCAGGGGATCGCCTGATCGTCGCGTTTGCCCGTATCCTGGCGGATGCTGCGACCCCTTATGGATTCGTGGGGCGCAACGGGGGCGACGAGTTCCTGGGTTTTTTCGAGAAAAGCGATCCCGAGCGGCTGCGCAGGTTTCATGAGGGGCTCCGCGAGAGAGTGGATCGCTACAACGAGACGAACGACGAGTTCTCTATCCGGTTCGCGTTCGGCGGGGTCCTGTCCTCCGAATTGGAGGACGCCTCGGTCTACACCCTGATCAATATGGCCGAACAGAGGATGTACAGGGACAAGGCGGCGGCCAAACAGGCGGAGTCCTTAGAACCCTAA
- a CDS encoding metal-dependent transcriptional regulator — MITARIEDYLEELFLLESTGRTVTVTDLAERLKITKGTVTATVQKLVDQGFLNHERYGALHLTDSGRRKGLVVFRRHEGLRAFFHELLGLDREKSSEMACCMEHYVDAVTEERLYALLEYFRRARAERAPWVDEALAALEKPILLPLPLTLSPEGAKGQIIRITADEPLRKKLLDSGLTSGTNVTLLHVGDGKYTVQMKRHTVVLPLNEAAAVWIQAS, encoded by the coding sequence ATGATTACGGCTCGCATAGAGGATTACCTGGAGGAACTGTTTCTTCTGGAGAGTACCGGACGCACCGTGACCGTGACGGACCTTGCGGAGCGTCTGAAGATCACGAAGGGCACGGTCACGGCCACGGTCCAGAAACTCGTCGACCAGGGTTTTCTGAATCACGAACGGTACGGGGCGCTGCACCTGACGGACAGCGGACGTCGTAAGGGGCTGGTCGTGTTCCGCCGGCACGAGGGCCTGAGGGCCTTCTTCCACGAGCTCCTGGGCCTGGACCGGGAGAAGTCCTCCGAGATGGCCTGTTGCATGGAGCACTACGTCGACGCCGTGACCGAGGAGCGGCTTTACGCCCTGCTCGAATATTTCCGGCGCGCCCGCGCCGAGCGGGCCCCCTGGGTGGACGAGGCCCTCGCCGCCCTCGAAAAGCCGATCCTCCTGCCGCTCCCCCTGACCCTTTCGCCGGAGGGAGCCAAGGGCCAGATCATCCGCATCACGGCCGACGAGCCGCTGCGCAAGAAGCTCCTGGACTCCGGGCTAACGTCCGGGACCAACGTCACCCTTCTCCATGTCGGGGACGGCAAATACACCGTGCAGATGAAGAGACACACCGTGGTCTTGCCGCTAAACGAGGCCGCGGCCGTCTGGATCCAGGCCAGCTGA
- the lysA gene encoding diaminopimelate decarboxylase, which translates to MPHLFWGGTDCVGLAARFGTPLYVLDESIIRARCAEVRRDFLDRWPNASASYAGKAFLTRTMARIVEEEGLGLDVVSLGELHTALSAGFPVSSIEMHGSAKSEAELNAALDARIGRIVVDGLMELEVLADLAARRGRRAEILLRVTPGVAPHTHAYIATGHKGSKFGLPLDGDILPRAVRFALEQEFISLRGLHFHVGSQIFDPTAHVRSVTRVVEAMRRLREELGFRVLELNMGGGFGARSHPSEPHVPLSLFTDAMMGALGRACEAGGLEVPAVSIEPGRWIVSEAGITLYRVETVKELPGVTYVGVDGGMADNPRPALYQAVYRAAVTDRPDGLPDFFGGKVSIVGKCCETGDILIEDAVLPPVRRGDVLALFNTGAYTFSMAGNYNRLCRPAVVLVKGGQAEVIVERQTPDDLLRGDRIPRRLDRSGE; encoded by the coding sequence GTGCCGCATCTTTTCTGGGGAGGGACGGATTGCGTGGGGTTGGCCGCGCGGTTTGGGACGCCTCTTTATGTTCTGGACGAGTCCATAATTCGTGCCCGCTGCGCGGAGGTGAGGAGGGACTTTCTGGACCGCTGGCCAAACGCCTCGGCCAGCTACGCCGGCAAGGCGTTTCTGACCCGAACGATGGCCCGCATCGTGGAGGAGGAGGGGCTGGGGCTGGACGTCGTCTCCCTGGGGGAGCTCCATACGGCGCTCTCGGCGGGGTTTCCGGTCTCCAGCATTGAGATGCACGGCAGCGCGAAGAGCGAGGCCGAGCTGAATGCCGCCCTCGACGCGAGGATCGGGCGCATTGTCGTCGACGGGCTCATGGAGCTCGAGGTACTTGCGGACCTCGCGGCCCGCAGGGGGCGGAGGGCGGAGATCCTGCTCCGCGTCACCCCGGGGGTCGCTCCCCATACGCACGCCTACATCGCGACGGGGCACAAGGGCAGCAAGTTTGGCTTGCCCTTGGACGGAGACATCCTGCCGCGGGCCGTGCGTTTTGCGTTGGAACAGGAGTTTATCTCGCTACGAGGCCTGCACTTCCATGTCGGGTCCCAGATCTTCGACCCGACGGCGCACGTCCGGTCCGTCACGCGGGTCGTCGAGGCCATGAGGCGTCTGCGCGAGGAGCTGGGGTTCAGGGTCTTGGAGCTGAACATGGGCGGTGGGTTCGGGGCCCGTTCTCATCCCTCCGAGCCGCATGTGCCCCTGAGCCTGTTTACCGATGCCATGATGGGGGCGTTGGGGCGCGCCTGTGAGGCAGGAGGGCTGGAGGTCCCGGCCGTCTCCATAGAGCCGGGACGCTGGATCGTCTCGGAGGCGGGGATCACCCTCTATCGGGTCGAGACGGTCAAGGAATTGCCGGGTGTAACCTATGTTGGGGTGGACGGGGGGATGGCGGACAACCCGCGTCCCGCCCTCTACCAGGCGGTCTATCGGGCGGCCGTGACCGATCGGCCCGACGGGCTTCCGGATTTTTTTGGGGGGAAGGTCTCTATTGTCGGAAAGTGCTGCGAGACGGGGGATATCCTGATCGAAGACGCCGTTCTTCCCCCCGTGAGACGGGGGGATGTGCTGGCGCTGTTCAACACGGGGGCGTATACTTTCTCGATGGCGGGAAATTACAACCGGCTTTGCCGTCCCGCCGTCGTGCTGGTGAAGGGGGGGCAGGCGGAGGTCATTGTGGAGCGCCAGACGCCCGATGACCTGCTTCGGGGCGACCGTATTCCACGGCGGCTGGACCGCTCGGGGGAATAG
- a CDS encoding polysaccharide deacetylase family protein: MSGREDGKGSGRRLFSVGSLLTALLSLAVSCGAGAAAPVRDVASRFAEERPVAWGMDLPGILRRASVEVRVVALTFDACGGAGRGRNDYDRRLIAFLESERIPATLFLNLRWIRAHPGTARALAGNPLFEIGNHGAKHRPLSVSGRRAYGIRGTASAAEAVEEVEANVGPIMAMTGRRPLFFRSGTAHYDDVALRILEALGCRAAGFSVNGDEGGTLSAGAVRRRLLSVRPGDIVLCHMNRPASGTAEGIRQAVPELLRRGFRFVTLEELLSLERGRSPGSPNR; encoded by the coding sequence ATGAGCGGGAGAGAGGACGGAAAGGGTAGTGGAAGGCGGCTTTTTTCTGTGGGGTCGTTGCTGACGGCCCTGCTGTCCCTGGCCGTTTCCTGCGGCGCGGGCGCTGCGGCGCCGGTTCGGGACGTCGCCTCCCGCTTCGCGGAGGAGCGCCCCGTGGCGTGGGGGATGGACCTTCCCGGGATCCTGCGCCGGGCCTCCGTGGAGGTCCGGGTCGTGGCCCTGACGTTCGACGCCTGCGGCGGGGCGGGGCGGGGCCGTAACGATTACGACCGGAGGCTGATCGCCTTTTTGGAGTCGGAGAGGATCCCCGCGACGCTCTTCCTCAACCTGCGGTGGATTCGCGCTCATCCGGGGACGGCCAGGGCCCTCGCGGGCAACCCGCTCTTCGAGATCGGCAACCACGGAGCGAAGCACCGTCCCCTGTCGGTCTCGGGCCGCCGGGCCTACGGAATCCGGGGGACGGCGAGCGCTGCGGAGGCCGTGGAGGAGGTGGAGGCCAACGTCGGCCCCATCATGGCCATGACGGGCCGTCGGCCGCTTTTCTTTAGATCGGGAACCGCGCACTACGACGACGTGGCCCTGCGCATTCTGGAGGCGCTGGGCTGTCGGGCCGCGGGGTTCAGCGTGAACGGGGACGAGGGCGGGACGCTGTCCGCGGGGGCAGTGAGGCGCAGGCTGCTCTCCGTCCGGCCGGGGGACATCGTCCTGTGCCACATGAACCGCCCCGCATCCGGGACGGCCGAGGGAATACGGCAGGCCGTCCCGGAACTGCTGCGCCGCGGCTTCCGGTTCGTCACCCTGGAGGAGCTGCTGTCGCTGGAGCGCGGTCGATCGCCCGGATCGCCGAACCGTTAA